In Zingiber officinale cultivar Zhangliang chromosome 3B, Zo_v1.1, whole genome shotgun sequence, a single window of DNA contains:
- the LOC122055349 gene encoding zinc finger protein CONSTANS-LIKE 3-like — protein MASEAEAKRRIWERRRCDACKSAAAALYCGAHAAYLCGGCDARVHGGTEAFAGGRRHERVWICEVCEQAPAAVTCKADAAALCVACDADIHCANPLARRHDRAPLLPFLEPLKPYSAVAAFLINEEEAATDAAAKAESFLLSSRPKQIGAVPELNYTDYLLSDVDSCLGMEYAASIEAQIHQTDSVVPFLSKHAGVIESRPPPSFLQPDASVELDRGQSNPSYSSYITRSMSHSVSSSETGVVPDGSVSGGTAPDFANAYTRVAARTDREARVMRYREKRKSRRFEKMIRYASRKAYAESRPRIKGRFAKRDEVETAVGDAAAAEFALVETDYGVVPF, from the exons ATGGCGAGTGAAGCGGAGGCGAAAAGAAGAATTTGGGAGCGAAGGAGGTGCGACGCGTGCaagtcggcggcggcggcgctgTACTGCGGCGCGCACGCGGCGTACCTCTGCGGCGGGTGCGACGCGAGGGTGCACGGCGGGACGGAGGCGTTCGCCGGCGGCAGGCGTCACGAGCGCGTTTGGATCTGCGAGGTGTGCGAGCAGGCGCCCGCCGCGGTCACCTGCAAGGCGGACGCGGCGGCGCTCTGCGTCGCCTGCGACGCCGACATCCACTGCGCCAACCCCCTAGCCCGCCGCCACGACCGCGCACCGCTCCTCCCCTTCCTCGAGCCTCTCAAACCCTACTCCGCCGTGGCCGCGTTCCTGATCAACGAGGAAGAGGCGGCGACGGACGCGGCGGCCAAGGCCGAGTCGTTTCTCCTCTCGAGTCGACCCAAGCAGATCGGAGCAGTGCCGGAGCTTAACTATACGGATTACCTCTTGTCGGACGTGGATTCGTGCCTTGGCATGGAATACGCCGCTTCGATAGAAGCGCAAATCCACCAGACGGACAGCGTCGTTCCCTTCCTCTCCAAGCACGCCGGAGTCATCGAATCTCGGCCGCCTCCGTCGTTCCTCCAGCCCGATGCCTCCGTCGAGCTTGACCGCGGCCAATCGAACCCCTCCTACAGCTCCTACATCACCCGATCAATGAGCCATAGC GTATCGTCGTCAGAGACGGGTGTGGTGCCGGACGGAAGCGTGAGCGGAGGCACAGCGCCGGACTTCGCGAATGCCTACACCAGAGTGGCGGCGCGGACGGATCGGGAGGCCAGGGTGATGAGGTACCGAGAGAAGCGGAAGAGCCGGCGGTTCGAGAAGATGATCAGGTACGCGTCTCGGAAGGCCTACGCGGAGTCGCGGCCACGGATCAAGGGGCGGTTCGCGAAGAGGGACGAGGTCGAGACCGCAGTGGGAGACGCGGCGGCGGCGGAGTTCGCATTGGTGGAGACCGACTACGGCGTCGTGCCCTTCTAA
- the LOC121967990 gene encoding protein GLUTAMINE DUMPER 3-like yields the protein MRPMNGFHSSAAVAPPPTATHRPTSLPHSALHSPVPYLFGGLAVMLGLIGLALLILACSYWKLAGYLDSEGNASGGRGSGADPEAADAACAVRVKCPRDFEERFVVIMAGDCKPTFLATPTAGVSSASSFANRSDDAEDAAAVTDGKKTETTVSSPPGDATQGARVTD from the coding sequence ATGAGGCCGATGAACGGATTCCACAGCTCCGCCGCCGTCGCGCCGCCGCCGACTGCCACCCACCGCCCCACCAGCCTTCCTCACTCGGCGTTGCACTCCCCCGTCCCGTACCTCTTCGGCGGCCTCGCCGTCATGCTCGGCCTCATCGGCCTCGCCCTCCTCATCCTCGCCTGCTCCTACTGGAAGCTCGCCGGATACCTAGACTCCGAAGGAAACGCTTCTGGCGGAAGAGGCTCCGGCGCAGACCCCGAGGCTGCCGATGCCGCCTGCGCCGTCCGTGTTAAGTGCCCGCGCGACTTCGAGGAGAGATTCGTCGTGATCATGGCCGGCGACTGCAAGCCCACCTTCCTTGCCACCCCTACCGCCGGCGTCTCCTCCGCGTCTTCCTTCGCCAACAGGAGCGACGACGCCGAGGACGCGGCGGCCGTGACGGACGGGAAGAAGACGGAGACCACGGTGAGTTCACCGCCCGGTGACGCGACCCAAGGGGCCAGAGTGACTGATTAG
- the LOC122055348 gene encoding uncharacterized protein LOC122055348 has product MPTSVKLSLAPSTATACLFSRCYSFPRRGIRASTATMGTAVAPAVIVGGGRVGQMLRSLGDGRDAVVGRGQPVPADFQGPILVCTRNDDLEAVLASTPRSRWNDLVFFQNGMLEPWLESKGLGDADQVLAYFAVSKLGEAPVDGKTDTNPEGLTAVFGKWASAIAARLHGGGLSCKVLEKEAFQKQMLEKLIWISAFMLVGARHPGATVGVVEKEYRTEVESLIAELASAAAAEKGITFEGGMVDRLCAYSRAVAHFPTAVKEFKWRNGWFYSLTEKALAEGKRDPCPLHTAWLKEINII; this is encoded by the exons ATGCCAACCTCCGTTAAGCTTTCTTTGGCACCGTCTACCGCCACCGCCTGCCTCTTCTCCCGCTGCTATTCATTCCCTAGGCGCGGGATTAGGGCTTCCACGGCGACGATGGGCACCGCCGTGGCGCCCGCGGTGATCGTCGGCGGAGGGAGGGTCGGCCAGATGCTGCGATCCCTGGGAGACGGTCGTGACGCTGTCGTAGGAAGGGGTCAGCCGGTGCCCGCCGATTTTCAAGGCCCGATACTCGTTTGTACCCGCAACGATGACCTCGAGGCCGTCCTTGCTTCCACCCCTCGCTCCCGGTGGAACG ATTTGGTGTTCTTCCAGAATGGTATGCTTGAACCGTGGCTCGAAAGCAAGGGATTGGGTGATGCAGATCAGGTCTTGGCGTATTTTGCTGTGTCGAAGCTCGGAGAAGCTCCGGTTGATGGGAAGACTGACACTAACCCTGAAGGGTTGACAGCAGTATTCGGCAAATGGGCATCAGCGATAGCGGCACGTCTCCACGGTGGTGGCCTTTCTTGCAAG GTCCTTGAAAAGGAAGCTTTTCAGAAGCAAATGCTGGAGAAGCTGATATGGATCTCGGCTTTCATGCTTGTTGGAGCTCGTCATCCAGGAGCTACTGTTGGTGTCGTTGAAAAGGAATATCGCACTGAG GTAGAAAGCCTCATTGCGGAACTAGCATCTGCTGCTGCTGCAGAAAAAGGAATAACATTTGAAGGAGGAATGGTAGACAGGCTATGTGCTTATTCCAGGGCAGTTGCACATTTTCCAACTGCTGTTAAGGAG TTCAAGTGGAGGAATGGCTGGTTTTATTCGCTCACGGAAAAGGCACTAGCAGAAGGAAAGCGAGATCCATGCCCTCTGCATACAGCTTGGCTCAAGGAAATCAATATCATTTAG